ATCATGGCTATGCGGTGGTAGGAGAAACGCTGAACCCAGCGGTTGGCTTTGTAAGCCATCATAATGCCAATGACGGGAGCTGCGAGGGGATTACGTATCAGAACGGAAAGGCCTTTACGGTGCAGTTCCATCCGGAAGCCTGCGCTGGACCGCTGGATACCAAGTATCTGTTTGACACATTCATCGGACTCATGAAGCAGCAGTAAAGAGAGGGAGGAAACTATGCCATTACGTAACGATATAAAGAAAGTGCTTGTGATCGGATCTGGTCCTATTATCATCGGACAGGCGGCGGAGTTTGATTATGCGGGAACGCAGGTCTGCCGTACACTGAAGGCTGACGGACTTGAAGTCGTGCTGGTCAATTCAAATCCGGCCACCATCATGACGGATAAAACCATAGCGGATAAGGTGTATATTGAGCCCCTGACGCTGCCGGTACTGAAAAAGATTATTAAGCTTGAAAAGCCTGACAGCATTCTGTCTACCATGGGAGGGCAAACCGCACTGACGCTTTCCATGCAGCTTGCAAAGGAAGGATTTCTGGAAGAACAGAATGTAAAGCTTCTGGGTGCTACTCCGGAAACCATCGATAAGGCGGAGGACCGGCAGCTGTTTAAGGATATGCTGGAGTCTATCGGAGAACCGGTGATTCCTTCCAAAGTTGTAACTGACATAGACGACGCCCTTGCCTTTGCGGAAGAGATCGGATACCCTGTGATCGTTCGCCCTGCATATACCCTTGGGGGAACTGGGGGAGGTATTGCATCCACGAAGAAGCAGCTTTTGAGAATCGGTGAAAACGGCCTGCGGCTGAGCCCCATCCATCAGATTTTGGTGGAACGCTGTGTTTCCGGCTGGAAAGAAATTGAATTTGAAATTATCAGAGACAGCAAGAACAATACCATCACCGTTTGCTCGATGGAAAACGTTGACCCGGTGGGCGTACATACGGGAGATTCCATCGTTGTAGCACCGGCTGTTACTCTGTCTGATAAAGAATATCAGATGCTGAGAACTGCATCGATCAATATCATTCAAGCGCTAGGCGTAGAGGGCGGCTGTAACTGTCAGTTCGCTCTGAATCCAGACAACTTTGAATATGCAGTCATTGAAGTAAATCCCAGAGTATCCAGATCCTCTGCCCTGGCTTCAAAAGCCACTGGATATCCGATTGCAAAGGTGGCATCCAAGATTGCCATTGGCTATACATTGGATGAGATTCTCAATACGGTAACAGGAAAGACTTATGCTTGCTTTGAGCCGGCACTAGACTACATTGTTGTCAAATTCCCCAAATGGCCCTTTGACAAATTTGTCTACGCAAAGAGAACCCTAGGCACTCAGATGAAGGCTACCGGAGAAGTAATGGCCATCGGTACTACGTTCGAACAGGCAATGATGAAAGCGGTTCGCTGCATTGAGCTGAATCTTGATTCCCTAAACCTAAGAAAGCTGAAGGAAAAAGATACCGATACCATTGAAGAGCTTCTGCACCACTGTGACGACGAACGGATCTTTGTGGTATATGAGGCGTTGAAGCGTGGAATCTCCATTGACACAATCTTTGAGATCACAAAGATTGATCGTTGGTTTATCAATAAGCTGAACAACCTATTCAAGATGGAGCAATCCCTTTCCCAAGGAGAGCTGACGCAGGAAAAATATAAAAAGGCAAAAAAACTGGGCTTTCTTGACAAAACCATCAAGAATCTTAGCGGACAGGAACCACCGCAAAAACTGTACGCTTCCTATAAAATGGTTGACACTTGCGCCGCAGAGTTTGCTGCGGAAACCCCCTATTTCTATTCCACCTATGATGAGGAAAATGAGGCAAGAGAATTTATCGAGCAGCATAGCACCGGAAAGAAGAAGGTCATCGTATTCGGTTCGGGTCCCATCCGGATTGGACAGGGAATCGAGTTTGACTACTGCTCTGTTCACTGTGTCACGGCACTGAAGGAAGCCGGATATGAAGCGATTATCGTGAATAATAATCCAGAGACTGTTTCCACAGACTTTGACATTTCCGACCGGCTTTATTTTGAACCCCTAACTCCCGAAGATGTGGATTCCATTCTCGAGACAGAGCAGCCATGGGGCGTGGTGGTGCAGTTCGGAGGACAGACAGCCATCAAGCTCACCAAGCATCTGAAGAATAAGGGCGTTAAAATACTGGGGACCTCAGCGGACAGCATTGATGCAGCAGAAGACAGAGAACGGTTTGATAAGCTTCTGGAGCATTGCAACATTCCGCGGCCAAACGGCAGAATGGCCTATACCACAGAAGTAGCAGTGAAGGAAGCGCAGAAGCTGGGATATCCCGTATTGCTGAGACCGTCCTACGTTTTGGGAGGCCAGAATATGATCATCGCTCACGGAAAAAATGATGTCATAGAATATATGGATATCATTACCGCAACAGAGCTTGAGAACCCGGTGCTCATCGATAAATACCTCATGGGTACGGAAGTGGAGGTCGACGCAGTTTGTGACGGAGATGATTTCCTCATCCCTGGCATCATGGAGCATATTGAGCGGGCAGGAGTCCACTCCGGAGACTCCATCTCCATCTATCCGCCCCAGACATTAACCCAGAAAATACGGGATACCATCGTGGAATATACCGGACGGCTTGCCAAGGAGCTCAACGTATCGGGTCTTGTAAATATCCAGTACGTCATCTATCAGGGAGAGGTCTATGTCATCGAAGTCAATCCCAGATCATCGAGGACTGTACCGTATATCAGCAAGGTTACCAACGTTCCTATTGTTGACCTTGCAACGAAGGTGGCACTGGGTGCAAAGCTCAAGGATCTCGGTTACGGCAGCGGCGTTTGCCCTGAAGGCGACTACGTAGCGGTCAAAGTACCGGTATTCAGTTTTCCTAAGCTTCATGACGCAGACAATCATCTCGGACCGGAGATGAAATCTACAGGAGAAGTACTTGGGATCGATCGCGATCTGGAAACTGCCTTGTACAAAGGTCTCATTGCAGCAGGTTATGAGATGCATAAAGTTGGAAACTGCGTTCTGATTACAGTAAAGGATTCTGACAAGCCGGAAGTCGTGCCTCTTGCGCAGAAGTTTATTGATTTTGGATATAAAATCTGGGCAACGAAGGGTACGGCAGAATATCTGAGAGAACACGGCGTACCGTCAGAAATCGTTAATAAGCACGATGGACCATCTCCCAATACGAGTGATTTGTTTGATACTGGTGAGGTTGACTTTGTAGTGTCAACATCCACCATCGGAAGAAAACCGGCGGTGCATTCCGTTCAGATGAGGCGAAAAGCAATCGAGAGAAACATCGCATGCCTGACCTCCATCGATACTGCCAATGCACTGGCCAATAGCCTTCTGATGAGGAAGACCTTGGAAGACTTTAACATGGTAGACATCGTAAAAATATGAATGTTAGCAGTGTGAGCTGTCGATTTCATCTGGCAGCTCCATTTCCATCCAAACTTTGTCTATGAAATATAAAATAAAAATTGAAAATTTTACTCTTTGTAGATATAATATTAAAGATAAACGTAAATGATAAGAATATGGCGGCGAAATCGAGATTTTTAAGATTTCCGAGCATAAGTTCGCCTTAGTTCTGTTTAGCGGGACAAGCTGATATATGCAGATCTATTTCCTTATGGATTACAGAATGATTTGATACGATATATACGAGGAGGGATAATTTTGGGATTTACAGAAGAAGTGGGCATTGACCTTGGAACAGCAAATGTTTTAGTTTATATAAAAGGGAAGGGCGTCGTTCTGAACGAGCCGTCCGTTGTCGCTATCAACAGAGATACCAATGAGATTCTCGCAGTGGGAGAAGAAGCAAGGCAGATGCTGGGGAGAACTCCAAGCAATATCATTGCTGTTAGACCGCTGAGAGATGGCGTGATTTCCGATTATGATGTAACGGAAAGAATGCTGAAATATTTTATTAAAAAGACCTGCGGAAGCGGCAGATTCTTCAAGCCAAGAATTATGGTTTGTGTGCCCAGTGGTGTTACTGAGGTTGAAAAGAGAGCCGTCAGAGAAGCTGCTACCCAAGCGGGAGGCAAAGCGGTCTATTTGATGGAGGAGCCTGTTGCGGCAGCCATCGGTGCAGGACTTGATATTTCTAAGCCCGACGGAGTCATGATCATAGACATCGGCGGAGGAACGACCGATGTTGCAGTGATTTCCCTGGGAGGAATTGTAACAAGTACCTCTGTAAAGGTTGCTGGTGATAAATTCGACGAATCGATTATTAAATATATGCGAAAAGAGCACAAGCTTTACATTGGGGAGCGTACCGCGGAAGAAATGAAAATGACCATCGGTACTGCTTATCCGAGAGAAGAAGTGGTCGTAAAGGAATGCAGAGGGCGAGACCTTGTCACGGGACTTCCGAAATCCATCGAAATCACTTCGAAGGAGATGATGGAGGCGCTGGACGAGCCTTTGCAGGTGATCTGCGAGGTTGCTCACGGCGTATTGGAGAGAACGCCGCCGGAACTTTCAGCAGACATCAGCAACAGCGGTATCGTCATCACCGGCGGAGGAGCACTCCTACACGGTATCGACAAACGGATCGAGGAACGAACAGGCATCAAGGTTACCATTGCTGAAGATCCCAAATCCTGTGTTGCCATCGGAACCGGTAAGGCCTTAAATTCCATCGATGCGATTGAAAACAATCAGATGAATAAAAGAAGGTCATACATTTAGTAGAAAATGAAAGCTCTCGCAAGAGAGCTTTTTATCTTTGTGGGAATCAATCTGCAAAGGTAATCGCAAGAGCCGGAGCCGTTGGGCTCTGACGGAAGTGGCAGATGCGCTTCCCATGGTATAGGAGGAAAAACTTTGGCAAAGCTGGAACTGATCGCCACCGCTACCTTTGGACTGGAAGCGGTGGTCAAAAGAGAAATTGAAAATCTAGGGTTCAAGGTTCTTAAGTCTGAAGATGCAAAAATAACCTTTTTAGGTGATGAACGGGCTGTTGTAAAATCAAACCTGTGGCTGCGGTGTGCCGACCGAGTGCTTGTTAAACTGGGCGAATTCGATGCGCTTAGTTTTGAAGAACTCTTTCAGCAGACAAAGGCTCTTCCCTGGGAAGAATGGATTCCGGAGGACGGTAAATTCACTGTTACAGGAACCTCTGTCAAATCGAAGCTGCACAGTGTTCCTGACTGTCAGGCGATTGTGAAAAAATCCATCGTAGAGAAACTGAAAGAGACGTATCACTGCCAATGGTTTGAGGAGACGGGACCGGAATTTATCATTAAGGTGACGCTTCTTAAGGATCGTGCAACCATTACGCTTGATACCAGCGGTGCAGGCCTTCACAAAAGGGGATACCGGGTTAAGGACGTGGCTGCGCCCATCAAGGAAACGCTGGCAGCAGCAATGGTCCAGCTGTCCTTTTGGAAAGAAGGAAGGCTTCTCCTTGATCCATTCTGCGGTTCCGGGACAATTCCCATTGAGGCGGCACTAATTGGGAGAAATATTGCTCCTGGCCTGAACCGAAAATTTGCGGCTGAGCAATGGCCGGCCATTCCGTCCCATCTTTGGAAAGAAGAGAGAAAGGCAGCATTTGATGCAATAAACAATGATGCTGAGATTCGCATTATCGGCTCTGACATTCTGCCTGCTGCGGTGATGGCAGCACGGGAAAATGCTATGGAAGCCGGCGTTGATGACTGCATCGATTTTCATATCCGCCCGCTGAAGGAAGTCCGGTTTGATGAAAATTATGGCATCATGATCGCGAATCCGCCCTATGGCGAACGAATCGGAGAAAAGGATGCGATTCGGCACATCTATTCTGACTTGAAAAAGTTGTTCGAACAAAATCCCACATGGTCCCTGTACTTAGTAACCACAGATAAAGAGTTTGAAATGCTTACCTTCGGACGTCCCGCAGACAGAAGAAGGAAACTCTATAATGGCAGGCTGGAAGTCACATATTATCAGTATTACGGAGAAAAACCCAAGAAAGCTTAAGGAAACGAAAATTTACGTGATCATCTGCGCATACACTCCATTTGATCAGTGCGTCCCTAATACTTGGAGATTTTTTAGGAATTATTGACAGGTAGTAATGAATACCTTATATTATAGTTATATTAACTATAAGCAAAAACTCTTAAGGATAACAATCGATGGAGGTAAAGTGTTTTGAGGTATGAAGAATTTATTAAAAATACGATAGACGAATTTGTAGCCAAGGGAAAAATTGATGAAGCAGCTTTTCCCGATATGGAAATTTATATGGATCAGGCGGAGACTTTTTTGAACAGGGAGCTTGCGGTCTATAAAAACAGTGAAAAAGATAAGGTCATCACAAAAACGATGATTGGAAACTATGTGAAGCACAATATGCTGCCAAGGCCCGTCAATAAGAAATATTCCAAGGATCATTTGATTCTGCTGACCCTCATTTTCTATATGAAGGGCACCTTCCAGATGGAAGAAATCGAAAAGATTATGAAACCGCTCATTGATAATTACAATTCTGAATTTGATGATAAAATTGATATTGCTGCACTGTATAAAGGAATTCTTGAAGTGCATGAAGCCGAACAAGATGCCCTTGCAAAGAGTATCAGCAGCGTGATCAAAAATAGTAAGAACTATCTCATGGAATCCGAGGTATCAGATGATGATATGCTGGAGCTCTTCATGCTGATCGTGAACCTTTCTCTGAAAGCAGACGCACAAAAATTCCTGGCTCATAAACTCCTTCAGGAGTATATCTTAAAACCAAAACAGAAAAAACAGAAAGAAGGTTGAAATCATGGCAGTTAATTTAAAGGGAAGAAGCTTTTTAACGTTGATGGACTTTACTCCGCAGGAAATCAGGTATCTGCTGGATCTGGCCCATGATTTGAAGGCAAAAAAGAGAGCTGGAATCAGCGGTGATTTGCTAAGGGGAAAAAATATAGTCCTACTGTTTGAAAAAACATCTACGAGAACGAGATGCTCCTTTGAAGTTGCTTGCCACGATGAAGGCGGACATGTGACCTACCTGGAATCCTCAGGGTCTCAAGTAGGCAAAAAAGAATCCATAGAAGACAGTGCTAAGGTTTTGGGCAGATTTTATGACGGAATTGAATACAGAGGGTTTGATCAAAAAACAGTCGAGGATCTTGCCAGATATTCTGGCGTTCCCGTTTGGAACGGACTCACAGACATCGATCATCCCACTCAGATCCTGGCCGATATGCTGACCATGGAAGAACATATGGCGAAACCGCTCAATAAGGCAAAAGTCATTTTCTGCGGCGATATTAGAAACAATATGGCTTATGCATGGATGTATGGCTGTGCGAAAATGGGCGTTCATTTTGTAGCGTACGGTCCCGATGAGCTTGAGGTAGATCCAGACGTTCTTTCTGCATCCAGAAAGGTTGCGGAAGCCACCGGAAGCGTGATTGAAGTAAGCAGTGACCCGGGATGCCTAAAGGGTGCTGATGTGATCTACACCGATGTATGGGCTTCCATGGGAGAAGAGGATCAGATACCAGCCAAAGTGAAGATGCTGACCCCATTTAAGGTTACCACGGAATTATTGGCAGCTACGGAGAATCCGGATGTTCTCTTCCTCCACTGTCTGCCTGCGTTTCATGATTTTGAAACGAAGATGGCCAAGGAATGGAAGGAGAAGGGCTTTGATATCAGAGAGGTCACAGATGAGGTGTTCCGCAGCAAGCATTCCGTTGTTTTTGACGAAGCAGAGAACAGAATGCATACAATCAAAGCCATTATGGTTGCCACTTTGTAGGGCCTTATATTTTCAATACCGAAAGCCGTATTTCACAAGCTGAATCGGTAATAGGAATTGCAACAAACGGAAAGAGAAAGATATTGGAGTGAGCTTATTCAAAGCTATTATCCAACACTTTCTCTTTTTTTACTGGGTAGATTTCCAAAAACCATTAATCGTAAGGTGCAAAATAATTTGCGTTATGAACTTGGAGCAACGCTCATATTTTACCATAAGAGCTTAGTGTAAAATTAGGACGGGAAAAATAAAGGAAATAAAAAAATAAGAGTGGCCTCATATGTTATGATGTTAATAACCACAAAAACAAATAACGGAGGCACTCTTATGAACAATAGTATAACTGAAATTGCAGAATTAATCATCAGGAGTTTTGAGGAAAACTTCGAAAAGATGTTGATGGAAAAGAAGGATATCTCCGAATTTGTAATTGAGACTAAGAAAATACTGGACCAAGTAGGAACGATTCTAGCGAAGGAAGCGCTGGAAATGATGGATTCTCTTGTGAAAGGAGATTCTCGTCGAAAGCAGAACTGGTATGTTCATGAGAAGGCTGCACCCAACACCCTTGCGACCATATTTGGTGAGGTTCATTATCATAGAACGTACTACAAGCATAAAACCGAAACGGAATATCGATATTTATCGGATGAACTGATGGGAATCGACTCCTACGACAAAATGGATGTTGCCTTGAAATCCAGACTGATTGAAGAAGCGATTGATACCCCGTACGCAAGAAGTGGCAGGAAAGCTGCCGAGACACTACAGATTTCAAGCCAGAGTGTTATGAACGCCATAAGGGAACTAGGCCCGGTCAGGAATAACGAAGTGAAAATTTCAAGATCAAAAGAAACGCCTACAATTCTCTACATTGAAGCTGACGAAGATCACGTTGCGCTTCAGGCTGGCGGCTGTTCAGAACCAAAGCTTGTGTATGTGCATGAAGGCAGGACACAGGTCGGAAAAGAAAGGTGGAAACTGCAGAACCCGAGATATTTCGGTGGAATGTACAGGGAATCAGAAGAACTCTGGAACGAAGTAGCAGATTACATTGATACCGCCTATGACTATGATAAGATTGAAAAAATATATTTGTCCGGGGATGGAGCAAGCTGGATAAAGTCAGGAGCAACCATAATCAACAAAAGTATTTTCGTACTTGACCGATACCACCTGCACAAGGCGGTAAAAACAGCAGGAGCGCATATTGAAAACGCTGAGAGGGAAATATGGAGAGCCCTTAAAAGAGAAGACAAAGAATACCTAAAGGTCGTATTTGAAACCATCCTGGATGCAGCAGAAACAGAGACAAAGGCACAATCGGTGAAAGAAGCAAAGACCTATATCATGAATCATTGGGAAAACATTAAGTATCACTATTCCAAGGATTATTCGGGCTGCAGTGCCGAAGGGCACATTAGCCATATCTATTCAGATCGGCTCAGTTCCAGGCCGCTGGGATGGAGCCTTGAGGGAGTCGATCAGATGGCAAGACTCCGAGTCTTTGCTGAAAACGGAGGTAATCTATTCGATCTGGCGCTAAGAAAGAAACAAGAACGAATCAGAGAGACAAGAGCCATTGAACTGGACTTAAAATTATGCAGAAAAAAGATACGAAAAGTCAGTGGAGAGACAATCGATAACCTGCCTGCTCTAAATTCAGGAAAGCGCACTCAACTGGCATTAGCATTACGAGGACTCAGGGGAATTTAATACAAGGTTTTAACAATGGGGAAACTCCAGCTTTATTTTTCCCGTCCTAACTTGACGCGATCCCATAAGAGGGAAAACGTTGACAGAATGAGAGAAAAAGAATATATTTTACCTTGGCAAAGCACTGATCGTTTCATTGTTGCTTTCAGAGCGAAGCCAGATGCAATCTGAGGGAACCGACTTTACTGAAACTATAATCATGTATTAAGACGAAGCATTACTCTGATACAAAAATTAGTGAAAGTAGCAGGAAGGATCACCTATGGATATTACCATCAATCATCATGCCCATACACCGATCTATATGCAGATTGTGAATCAGCTGAAAGAGATGATTTTAAAAGGAGAAATCACCGACGGATTTGTATTGCCTTCAGAAAGAACCATGGCAAAGCTCCTGAAGGTTCACAGGAATACGGTCGTTAGAGCCTATATGGAGTTGAAGGCGGATGCCTTTCTTTCTTCATCACAAGGAAAAGGGTATACCGTATCGTATCAGTCAGATGCAGGAGAACATAAAGACTGCGGGGAATACAAGAACTCGCGGACGGCAGCAGAAGCAGGAGCAACCATTGCCTGGACCAGTCTGATTCGGGATGAATATCTCGATCTCAAAATCACCTTTGACGATCTATTCACAAAGTCTTATACTTCAAACAACATCTCCTTTGCAGGGGGAATCGCATCTGCTGAGGAATACGGCAAGGAGGATCTAGCCAACATTCTTGGGGACATTATTTCATCGGACAACATAGAAACCTATTCGTTCTCTCCTTATCAAGGAAACCATGATTTAAGGCAGAATATTGTTCATTTTATGTCTGGCAAGGGGATTGGGGCAAAGCCTTCCGAAATACAGATCGTTTCTGAGACCAATCAAGCGCTGGACTACCTGGCCTCTCTTTTAATTCGCCCTGGAGATACTGTGATCACAGAGGAACCGGTTTCTCCAGACGTCTATAGAACCTTCGCGCTGGCGGGAGGGAAAGTAATTACTGTGCCTATGGATGAGGAGGGAATCCTTTGCGACAGACTGGAACCCCTTATTATCAAGCATCAGCCTAAATTTATTTATGTAAATCCAGATTTTCAAAATCCAACCGGAATCGTCATGAGCCTGGAACGGAGAAAAGCACTTCTCGACCTCTCTCACAAATATCGCATGCCCATCATCGAAGAAGACGCAGTATCGGAAATTCGATTTGAAGGGGTTCGTATTCCATCATTAAAAGCTCTGGATAAGGGAAATAACGTGATCTTTATCTATTCCTTTGCGCTGACATTTGCACCCGGAGTTCGAATGGCCTTTGTCTTGGCTGATAAAACCCTGATAAAGAGTTTGAGTTATATTGTTTCGATTCGTTTAATCAGTTTGGACAGCATTTCACAAAAGCTTCTTAGCAGCTGTATCGAAAAAGGAATTTACCAGAAAAACCTCAGAACCATTTGCGGCGATTATAAGGAAAAGAGAGACCTGATGTGTTTATGTCTCCAGGAAGCAAATGATTTGGGCCTCCGTTTTCGGAAGCCTGCCGGTGGGGTTTATCTCTGGTGCAAACTTTCGTCGGATACGGACTACCACAAGCTGTATCTAAAAACTCTCGAAAAAGGTGTCTCCTTTATCCCCGGAAGCGTGTTTTATATCAGAGGATCAAAGGGAGATTGCTGCATTCGCCTCAATTTTTCCTATCCCAGTAAGCTGCAGATTGAAAAAGGCATCGGACTGCTGACACAAGCCTTGCGGGAGAGCCGACTTACATTAGATAGCAGCTATGGGACAGAACTGGAGAGAGAAAGCTAAAGTGCTGAATCGGGATGCTAAGAACTGAAATATTACTAGGCAGGCAGCCGCTTCCTATTCACCGTTTACTGCAGCTCAGTACTGGCACATGGAAATAATCCTGTGCTGGTACTTTCTTTTTTTTGCCGCTGTTATATGATGCAAATCAGGAAGAGTAATGCTTTATATTTTATTTATGAGGAGATAGGAGATGGCAGTAAATTTAAAGGGAAGAAGTTTTCTTACACTGATGGATCTGACTCAGGGAGAAATCCGGTACCTTCTTGATCTCGCCAGAGATCTCAAGGCGAAAAAAAGAGCCGGGATTCAAAACGAAATACTAAAGGGGAAAAATATTGTACTGCTTTTTGAAAAGACCTCTACAAGGACGCGATGCGCCTTTGAGGTCGCCTGTCTTGATGAGGGAGCCCATGTTACCTTTTTGGATTCAGGCAGTTCCCAGATGGGAAAAAAGGAGTCTCTGGAGGACACCGCCAAGGTACTAGGAAGATTTTATGACGGAATCGAGTACAGGGGATATGAGCAAAAGGTGGTTGAGGAATTGGCGAAGTTCTCTGGCGTTCCGGTATGGAACGGGCTAACGGACGCGGATCATCCAACACAGATATTGGCGGACCTGCTTACGATGGAAGAGCATCTTTCTAAGCCTTTGAAACAATGCAAAGTTGTATTTTGCGGAGATATCAGAAATAACATGTCTTATGCCTGGATGTATGGCTGTGCTAAAATGGGGATTCATTTCACCGCTTACGGGCCTGCAGAGCTTGAACCGGATCAGCAAATTGTTGCCATGGCCAAAGCCGTTGCGGCTGAAACAGGTGGCACAATTGAGGTGTCGGATTCGCCGATTTGTCTGAAAGACGCGGATGTAATCTATACCGACGTTTGGGCGTCTATGGGGGAAGAAGCGCAGATTCCTGAGCGGGTCAGACTGCTAACGCCATTTAAGGTGACCATGGACCTCATGAATGCAACGGAAAATCCTGATGTACTCTTCTTGCACTGTCTGCCTGCCTTCCATGATTTTGAAACCAAAATGGCAAGAGATTGGAAGGAAAAGGGGTATGACATCAGGGAAGTAACGGACGAAGTATTCCGCAGCAGGCATTCTGTCGTCTTTGATGAGGCGGAGAATAGAATGCATACCATAAAGGCAGTCATAGCCGCCACCATCGCATAGGATATTGCTGCGCAACAGACCATCCTTAAAGGAATCTGTCATAATTCGATAGGAATCTCCCTGATGATTCATAGATCGAGGGAATCGATTTGAAAGGAGAACGTGATATGGTACAGGGCATAAACGTTTATTCGGAGATTGGGAAGCTGAACCGGGTGTTGCTGCATCGTCTTGGACGAGAAATAGAGGGCTTGGTGCCGGACAATTTTGAAAGACTCCTCTTTGATGAAATCCCATATTTAGAGGTTGCCCAGAAGGAGCATGACTGCTTTGCTAATGTGCTAAGGGAAAACAAAGTAGAAGTTCTTTACTTTGCGGATGAGGTAATCCTGGCGCTTGAGAATGCACAGGTTAGAAGGAAATTTATCAAAGAGTTTTTAAATGACAGTGATGTTTTTTCTTTACATGCGCTGGAGGCAATGGAACAGTACTTGATGGATATGCCTGTGAAAGAGATGGTTGAATCAATCATCGCCGGCATTAAAAAAGAGGATGTCCATTTTAAAAAAACCAATTCCCTGGCTGATTATATCAATGAGGAATATCCATACTACACAGACCCCATGCCTAACCTGTACTTTACCAGAGATCCGGGAGCATGTATCGGAAACGGCGTCAGCATCCATTGTATGAAAACCAAAGCCAGAAAAAGAGAAGCATTGATGCTGAAGTACATCTACCTTTACAACAAGAGCTTTATGCCCGAGGGAACGGAACGTTGGTACGATTACGAAGGTATGAGCCCCATCGAGGGCGGAGATATTCTCGTACTTTCGCCTCAGATTGTTGCTGTTGGACTAAGTCAGAGAACCTCTGCAGATGCGATTGAAATTTTGG
This genomic window from Clostridiales bacterium contains:
- a CDS encoding PLP-dependent aminotransferase family protein, coding for MDITINHHAHTPIYMQIVNQLKEMILKGEITDGFVLPSERTMAKLLKVHRNTVVRAYMELKADAFLSSSQGKGYTVSYQSDAGEHKDCGEYKNSRTAAEAGATIAWTSLIRDEYLDLKITFDDLFTKSYTSNNISFAGGIASAEEYGKEDLANILGDIISSDNIETYSFSPYQGNHDLRQNIVHFMSGKGIGAKPSEIQIVSETNQALDYLASLLIRPGDTVITEEPVSPDVYRTFALAGGKVITVPMDEEGILCDRLEPLIIKHQPKFIYVNPDFQNPTGIVMSLERRKALLDLSHKYRMPIIEEDAVSEIRFEGVRIPSLKALDKGNNVIFIYSFALTFAPGVRMAFVLADKTLIKSLSYIVSIRLISLDSISQKLLSSCIEKGIYQKNLRTICGDYKEKRDLMCLCLQEANDLGLRFRKPAGGVYLWCKLSSDTDYHKLYLKTLEKGVSFIPGSVFYIRGSKGDCCIRLNFSYPSKLQIEKGIGLLTQALRESRLTLDSSYGTELERES
- a CDS encoding ISLre2 family transposase, which codes for MMLITTKTNNGGTLMNNSITEIAELIIRSFEENFEKMLMEKKDISEFVIETKKILDQVGTILAKEALEMMDSLVKGDSRRKQNWYVHEKAAPNTLATIFGEVHYHRTYYKHKTETEYRYLSDELMGIDSYDKMDVALKSRLIEEAIDTPYARSGRKAAETLQISSQSVMNAIRELGPVRNNEVKISRSKETPTILYIEADEDHVALQAGGCSEPKLVYVHEGRTQVGKERWKLQNPRYFGGMYRESEELWNEVADYIDTAYDYDKIEKIYLSGDGASWIKSGATIINKSIFVLDRYHLHKAVKTAGAHIENAEREIWRALKREDKEYLKVVFETILDAAETETKAQSVKEAKTYIMNHWENIKYHYSKDYSGCSAEGHISHIYSDRLSSRPLGWSLEGVDQMARLRVFAENGGNLFDLALRKKQERIRETRAIELDLKLCRKKIRKVSGETIDNLPALNSGKRTQLALALRGLRGI
- the argF gene encoding ornithine carbamoyltransferase, with product MAVNLKGRSFLTLMDLTQGEIRYLLDLARDLKAKKRAGIQNEILKGKNIVLLFEKTSTRTRCAFEVACLDEGAHVTFLDSGSSQMGKKESLEDTAKVLGRFYDGIEYRGYEQKVVEELAKFSGVPVWNGLTDADHPTQILADLLTMEEHLSKPLKQCKVVFCGDIRNNMSYAWMYGCAKMGIHFTAYGPAELEPDQQIVAMAKAVAAETGGTIEVSDSPICLKDADVIYTDVWASMGEEAQIPERVRLLTPFKVTMDLMNATENPDVLFLHCLPAFHDFETKMARDWKEKGYDIREVTDEVFRSRHSVVFDEAENRMHTIKAVIAATIA
- the arcA gene encoding arginine deiminase, with translation MVQGINVYSEIGKLNRVLLHRLGREIEGLVPDNFERLLFDEIPYLEVAQKEHDCFANVLRENKVEVLYFADEVILALENAQVRRKFIKEFLNDSDVFSLHALEAMEQYLMDMPVKEMVESIIAGIKKEDVHFKKTNSLADYINEEYPYYTDPMPNLYFTRDPGACIGNGVSIHCMKTKARKREALMLKYIYLYNKSFMPEGTERWYDYEGMSPIEGGDILVLSPQIVAVGLSQRTSADAIEILAERLLNHNNSFRKILVFEIPKCRAFMHLDTVFTMVDYDKFTIHPEIEGPLHIYEVTLDKERKPVFKSSKNELETILKRELKLPAVQMIRCGGSDKIAAQREQWSDASNTLAIAPGTVITYDRNHVTNDLLDRYGVTVMTIPSSELSRGRGGPRCMSMPIHRD